The Carettochelys insculpta isolate YL-2023 chromosome 9, ASM3395843v1, whole genome shotgun sequence genome includes the window AACGTTGAGAGGAACAGAATAacctccagcagggggcggcccagagccctgggcccataCAGAGCAACGCAGACCCATTCTCTTCCCCCTGGTGGGGCAGAGAGCCCTGGGCCTGTACTGCGCAACAGGGACTCATTCTTTCCTACCTGGGTGCTGGGACGTACGCTGTCCTTTCTTGCTTGCAGAGTTCAGGTGGCGTGACCTTGCTGCGCCATGGCTGCCTCTGTGAGCCGGCTGTCCCACATCGCCTTCCATGTCCTCCCTGGGACGGCCTTGGTCAGCGACCTGGTGGGCAAGTTCCACTTTCAGCTGTTTGCATCGCGGGTGACGGCGCGGGTCCGGCAGCTGGCTCTCCGCAAAGGCGCTGCTGTCTTCCTCGTCAAcgagaggctgggggaggctccGGCGGCCCACCCGTTCCTGGCTGACCTCGCCCAGCCCGCTCAGGCTCAACAGCCCCCGCTGGGCCACGCCGACGGGGAATTCCTCTACGACGTGGCCCCCTCGTGGGCCGTAAGCACGGCCTCCAACGTGTGCTTCGAGGTGGAGGATGTGCACCGCATCTCCCgccacctccaggagcagggctgctgcttggCGGTTCCGCCCACCAACGTGACGGACGACGGCGGCTCCGTTACTTACTGCACGGTGAGATCCCTGGCGGGGAACGTCAGCCACACCCTGCTGGATCGCTCCCGCTATCGGGGAGTGTTTCTGCCCGGCTTCCTCCCCACCAGGCACGTCCCCGAGGGCCCACAGGACCCGGCTGAGATCACGCACTTCGACCACGTCACCTACGCCTGCTTGCGGGGCAGCACCCCGGCCGTGCTGGATTGGTACCAGCGCTGCCTCGGCTTCCAGCGCTTCCTGGTGAACAGGCAGGATGAGGTGGCTG containing:
- the HPDL gene encoding 4-hydroxyphenylpyruvate dioxygenase-like protein, which encodes MAASVSRLSHIAFHVLPGTALVSDLVGKFHFQLFASRVTARVRQLALRKGAAVFLVNERLGEAPAAHPFLADLAQPAQAQQPPLGHADGEFLYDVAPSWAVSTASNVCFEVEDVHRISRHLQEQGCCLAVPPTNVTDDGGSVTYCTVRSLAGNVSHTLLDRSRYRGVFLPGFLPTRHVPEGPQDPAEITHFDHVTYACLRGSTPAVLDWYQRCLGFQRFLVNRQDEVAEGYRISGCGVGLRLTAMRYCTGSAASPADDCKFVLAESLPAPGKNQVDTFLELHGGAGIQHVGLYTADVISAARALGEAGVRFVDPPRAYYSQLGKEEEIREAGQDPRLLSQQGILLDADLAGAAEGDGGGCSLGRRRYLMQIFTKPLFPEETFFLELIERRGAAGFGEGNIRALWHSVQAHLQQR